The following are from one region of the Endozoicomonas sp. 4G genome:
- a CDS encoding death domain-containing protein, protein MKATRLLTIGQLFFLFISFVTLPLAGHCAAYSSLVSWAGWEKQAVNNGSDHSGDSSRFSGPFAIPGASGTADNGEPFISSGGGSFGSNDDLDDLLKKRPGSGMRPLYFFEWMSELFSSVILLPGPDGQTVKKQIWDTRIVLTIKQGWNEQTVIISQELWNKISAANLERNSGFFLALSRNPDNPEAVFDHYLNSNPPQPLQTEDYGHYAQQEFILSPKPLRSVSVFPGQVPTGIGHPGGTGTGQAGSQKGDLNKASPTQFQGGSGRQNQGSGSGRESGRESGGDDGSGGSANSGFCQVCKIKTVVAHNKCGECLDRESRLLERESTEKLVSEILQDTKDELGIQEADASPIGVFEWFKTLDSNERQGGDYFRINSYYNFPALYNLLTQSFISDKHALSEFYPKWFKFLNGSISLHHLISEVAELAKSQGIEDYVEVTRIVKTLAIQRDEFESETGLKKFRNEFLNQLTSNELLVSDDLGHVFYSGLDHQQKVKLMNYICQIFEEVRKSLGSEIFPSKFLTIQMLNKFARDVYDRYGFGIPHPYNKNGDLTKIIKFGAHGEYSFITEHNRPYITKGPGQQTFHDLGLNISANQFIDYDDVEIMLIAFVLIRSMHGKRLSDMFNENVRFAKDVSSDQFELLRTFTLKTGEQLVKFLENKGAEEKDKFIHSMFLIFGMVPKELFGEPSDQLYHELSDPEPVQAEAYVSFEPEQAFPYASSEPLSYGPEPYGPLSEPVQPAAYMQPYQPAPYMPPLCQELQISIPEPGTLSPDVEEMLGVCSKLGINTDGILKRKRKTELDSAVAQEELLNVASKLGNDWRKFAKHTGVLREEHIKEIDKAGDDNAKARAMMEKWQKMKFKITFNELLEVFAQIGRHDLLTDISDRYL, encoded by the coding sequence ATGAAAGCAACAAGGCTCCTGACTATCGGTCAGCTGTTTTTTTTATTCATCTCGTTTGTGACTTTGCCGCTTGCTGGTCACTGTGCTGCTTATAGCAGCCTGGTGAGCTGGGCGGGTTGGGAAAAACAGGCTGTAAACAATGGGTCTGATCATTCTGGCGACAGCAGCCGTTTCAGCGGGCCTTTTGCAATACCCGGAGCCTCGGGTACTGCGGATAACGGCGAACCATTCATAAGCTCCGGTGGTGGCAGTTTTGGCAGTAACGATGATTTAGACGATTTACTCAAGAAAAGGCCGGGCAGTGGAATGAGGCCTTTATACTTCTTTGAATGGATGAGTGAGCTGTTCAGCAGCGTGATCCTGCTGCCTGGCCCTGACGGCCAGACCGTAAAAAAACAGATTTGGGATACCCGGATTGTGCTCACCATCAAGCAGGGTTGGAATGAGCAGACCGTCATTATTTCGCAGGAACTTTGGAATAAGATAAGCGCTGCAAATCTGGAAAGGAATTCGGGGTTTTTTCTGGCATTGTCCAGAAATCCCGATAACCCGGAAGCGGTATTTGATCATTACCTGAACAGCAACCCGCCACAACCGCTACAAACCGAAGACTACGGTCATTATGCCCAGCAAGAGTTTATTTTAAGTCCCAAACCATTACGCAGCGTGTCCGTCTTTCCGGGCCAGGTCCCGACCGGGATCGGTCATCCTGGAGGAACCGGAACTGGTCAGGCTGGAAGTCAAAAAGGCGATCTTAATAAGGCTTCGCCTACTCAGTTTCAAGGAGGGTCTGGTCGTCAAAATCAAGGCAGCGGTAGTGGCAGGGAGAGTGGTAGAGAAAGTGGCGGAGATGATGGGTCAGGTGGATCAGCAAACAGTGGGTTCTGTCAGGTTTGTAAGATAAAAACGGTAGTCGCCCACAATAAATGCGGAGAATGTCTCGATCGTGAATCCCGTTTACTTGAGCGGGAATCGACTGAAAAACTGGTTTCCGAAATACTACAAGACACGAAAGACGAGCTTGGTATACAAGAGGCTGATGCTTCACCAATCGGTGTATTTGAATGGTTCAAAACTCTGGATTCAAATGAAAGGCAGGGAGGAGATTATTTCCGCATTAATAGCTACTATAATTTCCCGGCACTTTATAATCTGTTAACTCAAAGTTTTATATCAGATAAACATGCGTTAAGTGAATTTTATCCGAAATGGTTTAAATTTTTAAACGGCAGTATCTCTCTTCACCACCTTATTTCAGAAGTGGCTGAATTGGCAAAATCTCAGGGAATTGAAGATTACGTTGAGGTAACAAGAATTGTTAAAACACTGGCTATTCAAAGGGATGAGTTTGAGAGCGAAACCGGTTTGAAAAAATTCAGAAACGAATTTCTGAACCAGTTAACGAGTAATGAACTTTTGGTTTCTGATGACCTGGGTCACGTTTTTTATTCAGGATTAGATCACCAACAGAAAGTAAAGTTAATGAATTATATTTGTCAGATATTTGAAGAAGTGCGGAAGTCACTAGGAAGTGAAATATTTCCATCAAAATTTTTAACAATACAAATGCTCAATAAATTTGCCAGAGATGTTTATGATAGGTACGGTTTTGGTATACCGCATCCGTACAATAAGAATGGGGATTTAACAAAAATTATTAAGTTTGGAGCTCATGGTGAATATTCTTTTATTACTGAACATAACAGACCTTATATAACTAAAGGCCCTGGTCAACAAACATTTCATGATCTGGGCTTAAATATTAGTGCCAATCAATTTATAGATTATGATGATGTTGAAATTATGTTGATTGCTTTTGTTCTTATAAGATCCATGCACGGAAAGCGTTTAAGTGATATGTTCAATGAGAATGTTCGTTTTGCGAAAGATGTATCCAGTGATCAATTTGAGCTTTTAAGAACCTTCACCTTAAAAACCGGTGAACAGCTTGTTAAGTTTCTGGAAAATAAGGGAGCAGAAGAAAAAGACAAATTTATACATAGTATGTTTTTGATCTTTGGCATGGTTCCTAAGGAGCTATTCGGTGAGCCATCAGATCAACTGTATCATGAACTATCGGATCCTGAACCTGTGCAAGCCGAAGCATACGTGTCCTTTGAACCTGAGCAAGCCTTTCCATACGCGTCCTCTGAACCTCTGTCCTATGGGCCCGAGCCCTATGGACCCTTGTCCGAGCCTGTGCAACCCGCTGCATACATGCAGCCCTATCAACCCGCTCCATACATGCCCCCACTGTGTCAGGAATTGCAAATAAGCATTCCAGAGCCTGGAACTTTGAGCCCTGATGTAGAGGAAATGCTGGGTGTTTGTTCTAAACTGGGCATCAATACTGACGGAATTCTCAAAAGAAAAAGAAAAACAGAATTGGACTCTGCCGTAGCACAAGAGGAACTCCTGAATGTTGCTTCTAAACTAGGAAACGATTGGCGAAAATTTGCCAAACACACCGGTGTTCTTAGGGAAGAACATATAAAAGAGATTGATAAGGCTGGCGATGATAATGCTAAGGCAAGGGCGATGATGGAAAAATGGCAAAAAATGAAATTTAAGATTACCTTCAATGAATTACTGGAAGTTTTTGCACAAATTGGACGACACGACCTCTTAACCGATATATCGGATCGTTACCTTTGA